One Peromyscus leucopus breed LL Stock chromosome 2, UCI_PerLeu_2.1, whole genome shotgun sequence DNA window includes the following coding sequences:
- the LOC114683723 gene encoding inter-alpha-trypsin inhibitor, with product MIERYYYNGTSMACEPFQYGGCLGNGNNFISEKECLQTCRTVAACNLPIVQGPCRAYIELWAFDAAKGKCIQFVYGGCSGNGNKFYSEKECKEYCGVPGDGYKELMQS from the exons ATGATAGAGAGATATTACTACAATGGCACGTCCATGGCCTGTGAGCCCTTCCAATATGGGGGCTGCCTGGGCAATGGCAACAACTTCATCTCTGAGAAGGAGTGTCTGCAGACGTGCCGGACCGTAG cGGCCTGCAATCTCCCCATAGTCCAAGGCCCCTGCCGAGCCTATATAGAACTCTGGGCCTTTGATGCAGCCAAAGGGAAGTGCATCCAGTTCGTCTACGGGGGATGCAGCGGCAATGGTAACAAGTTCTACTCTGAGAAGGAGTGCAAGGAGTACTGTGGAGTTCCTGGTGATG GGTACAAGGAGCTAATGCAGAGCTGA
- the LOC114683732 gene encoding protein AMBP-like produces MQGLGTLFLLLTASLASKADPVETLPDIQVQENFSESRIYGKWFNLAIGSTCPWLRKIKDKISMSTLVLQEGETEAEISVSSTRWRRGVCEEISWTYEKTDIDGKFLSYNPKWNATLETYVAHTNYDEYAIFLTKKFTRDHGPTITAKLYGREPQLRDSLLQKFREVALGVGIPENSIIFIADRGECVPGDLKQEPTSLPGTRS; encoded by the exons ATGCAGGGTCTCGGGACTCTGTTCCTGCTGCTGACAGCCTCTCTGGCTTCAAAGGCTGACCCAGTGGAAACACTTCCAGACATCCAGGTTCAGGAGAATTTCAGCGAGTCTCGG ATCTATGGAAAATGGTTCAACCTGGCGATAGGCTCCACCTGCCCGTGGCTGAGGAAGATTAAGGACAAGATAAGCATGAGCACACTGGTGCTGcaagaaggagagacagaagcagagatcaGTGTGTCCAGCACCCGATGGCG GAGAGGTGTCTGCGAGGAGATCTCCTGGACCTATGAGAAGACAGACATCGATGGAAAGTTCCTCTCCTACAATCCTA AATGGAATGCAACCTTGGAAACCTATGTGGCCCACACCAACTATGACGAGTATGCCATCTTCCTCACCAAAAAGTTCACCCGGGACCATGGACCCACCATCACTGCCAAGCTCTATG GCCGGGAGCCACAGCTGAGGGACAGCCTTCTGCAGAAGTTCAGGGAGGTGGCCCTGGGTGTGGGCATCCCTGAGAACTCCATCATTTTTATAGCTGACAGAG GGGAATGCGTCCCCGGGGATCTGAAGCAAGAGCCCACCTCACTTCCG GGTACAAGGAGCTAA